A region from the Streptomyces tsukubensis genome encodes:
- a CDS encoding YebC/PmpR family DNA-binding transcriptional regulator, producing the protein MSGHSKWATTKHKKAVIDAKRGKLFAKLIKNIEVAARMGGADVEGNPTLFDAIQKAKKQSVPNKNIDSALKRGAGLEAGGADYETIMYEGYGPNGVAVLIECLTDNRNRAASDVRVAMTRNGGSMADPGSVSYLFHRKGVVIVPKGELTEDDVLGAVLDAGAEEVNDLGESFEVLSEATDLVAVRTALQEQGIDYDSAEANFVPTMQVELDEEGARKIFKLIDALEDSDDVQNVFANFDVSDEVMAKVDI; encoded by the coding sequence ATGTCCGGCCACTCTAAATGGGCTACGACGAAGCACAAGAAGGCCGTGATCGACGCCAAGCGCGGCAAACTCTTCGCGAAGCTCATCAAGAACATCGAGGTCGCGGCCCGGATGGGCGGCGCCGATGTGGAGGGCAACCCGACCCTCTTCGACGCCATCCAGAAGGCGAAGAAGCAGTCGGTGCCCAACAAGAACATCGACTCCGCTCTCAAGCGCGGCGCCGGTCTCGAAGCGGGCGGCGCGGACTACGAGACGATCATGTACGAGGGCTACGGCCCCAACGGTGTCGCGGTGCTCATCGAGTGCCTCACCGACAACCGCAACCGTGCCGCCTCGGACGTGCGTGTCGCCATGACCCGCAACGGCGGCTCCATGGCCGACCCGGGCTCCGTCTCGTACCTCTTCCACCGCAAGGGCGTCGTGATCGTCCCCAAGGGCGAGCTGACCGAGGACGATGTGCTGGGTGCCGTGCTGGACGCGGGCGCCGAGGAGGTCAACGACCTCGGTGAGTCCTTCGAGGTGCTCAGCGAGGCCACCGACCTGGTCGCGGTCCGCACCGCCCTCCAGGAGCAGGGCATCGACTACGACTCCGCCGAGGCCAACTTCGTCCCGACCATGCAGGTCGAACTGGACGAGGAGGGCGCGCGGAAGATCTTCAAGCTGATCGACGCCCTGGAGGACAGCGACGACGTGCAGAACGTCTTCGCCAACTTCGACGTCTCCGACGAGGTCATGGCGAAGGTCGACATCTGA
- the yajC gene encoding preprotein translocase subunit YajC: MSLLTFLPFVVLIGAMFLMTRSAKKKQQQAAEMRDSMQPGTGVRTIGGMYATVKELHDETVLLEVAPGIYAVYAKNAIGAVLSDEEYNHIVHGDDPEAAAADEELPAVPDDASSLTEADEPAGDAKIDLGKKPEAGKDAEADTAAEAAPEDAAPSKDGKANGEK, from the coding sequence GTGAGTCTCCTGACCTTCCTCCCCTTCGTCGTGCTCATCGGGGCCATGTTCCTGATGACCCGCTCCGCCAAGAAGAAGCAGCAGCAGGCGGCGGAGATGCGCGACTCCATGCAGCCCGGCACCGGGGTCCGCACGATCGGGGGCATGTACGCCACCGTCAAGGAGCTCCACGACGAAACCGTGCTCCTTGAGGTCGCCCCCGGCATCTACGCCGTCTATGCGAAGAACGCCATCGGCGCGGTCCTCTCGGACGAGGAGTACAACCACATCGTCCACGGCGACGACCCCGAAGCGGCCGCGGCCGACGAGGAGCTGCCGGCCGTGCCGGACGACGCCTCGTCGCTGACCGAGGCCGACGAGCCCGCCGGGGACGCCAAGATCGACCTCGGCAAGAAGCCGGAGGCCGGCAAGGACGCCGAAGCGGACACCGCCGCCGAAGCCGCTCCGGAGGACGCCGCACCGTCCAAGGACGGCAAGGCGAACGGCGAGAAGTAG
- the ruvC gene encoding crossover junction endodeoxyribonuclease RuvC yields the protein MRVLGVDPGLTRCGVGVVDGIAGRPLTMVGVGVVRTPPDADLGDRLVAIEQGIEAWLDEHRPERVAVERVFSQHNVRTVMGTAQASAVAMLCASRRGIPVVLHTPSEVKAAITGSGRADKDQVGAMVTRLLRLAAPPKPADAADALALAICHIWRSPAQNRLQEAVARHRAAPSAQPPKGRTA from the coding sequence GTGCGCGTGCTGGGGGTCGACCCGGGGCTGACCCGGTGCGGTGTGGGCGTGGTGGACGGAATCGCCGGCCGGCCGCTGACCATGGTCGGCGTCGGCGTCGTCCGGACCCCGCCCGACGCCGACCTCGGGGACCGGCTCGTCGCCATCGAGCAGGGCATCGAGGCCTGGCTCGACGAGCACCGCCCCGAACGGGTCGCCGTCGAACGGGTCTTCAGCCAGCACAACGTCCGTACGGTGATGGGCACCGCCCAGGCCAGCGCGGTCGCCATGCTCTGCGCGTCCCGCCGCGGCATCCCCGTCGTGCTGCACACGCCCAGCGAGGTCAAGGCCGCGATCACCGGCTCGGGCCGGGCCGACAAGGACCAGGTCGGCGCCATGGTGACCCGGCTGCTGCGGCTCGCCGCCCCGCCCAAGCCGGCCGATGCCGCGGACGCCCTGGCGCTCGCCATCTGCCATATCTGGCGCAGCCCCGCCCAGAACCGCCTCCAGGAGGCCGTCGCCCGGCACCGCGCCGCCCCCTCCGCCCAGCCCCCGAAAGGCCGTACCGCATGA
- the pdxT gene encoding pyridoxal 5'-phosphate synthase glutaminase subunit PdxT, whose translation MSTPLIGVLALQGDVREHLIALAAADAVARPVRRPEELAEVDALVIPGGESTTMSKLATVFGVLEPLRERVRAGMPVYGTCAGLIMLADKILDPRSGQETIGGIDMIVRRNAFGRQNESFEAAVDVTGIDGPVEGVFIRAPWVESVGAEVEVLAEHGGHIVAVRQGRALATSFHPELTGDHRVHALFTEMVRAAG comes from the coding sequence GTGAGCACTCCGCTGATCGGTGTCCTCGCCCTCCAGGGCGATGTACGGGAGCATCTGATCGCCCTGGCCGCGGCGGACGCCGTGGCCAGGCCCGTACGGCGGCCCGAGGAACTGGCCGAGGTCGACGCCCTGGTGATCCCCGGCGGCGAGTCCACCACCATGTCCAAGCTGGCGACCGTCTTCGGCGTACTGGAGCCGCTGCGCGAGCGGGTCCGCGCCGGAATGCCGGTCTACGGCACCTGCGCCGGGCTGATCATGCTGGCCGACAAGATCCTCGACCCCCGCTCGGGCCAGGAGACGATCGGCGGCATCGACATGATCGTCCGCCGGAACGCCTTCGGCCGGCAGAACGAGTCCTTCGAGGCCGCGGTGGACGTCACCGGCATCGACGGCCCCGTGGAAGGCGTCTTCATCCGCGCCCCCTGGGTCGAGTCCGTGGGCGCGGAGGTCGAGGTCCTCGCCGAACACGGCGGCCATATCGTCGCCGTACGCCAGGGCCGTGCGCTCGCGACCTCGTTCCACCCCGAGCTGACCGGCGATCACCGGGTCCATGCGCTGTTCACGGAGATGGTGCGCGCGGCCGGGTGA
- the secD gene encoding protein translocase subunit SecD, producing MAAPKRGRRPTGAQGKPGRTLAFILIVMAALTGGMFLSGDTSPRLGIDLAGGTTITLKAKAEPGKENAVNETNMNTAVGIIERRVNGLGVSEAEVQTQGSSNIVVNIPKGTNSEEARKQVGTTAQLYFRPVLNVAAGGPVKQETPAPSPSSSASTGTADKGKGDGKASPPPKASPDATAQGRAVTEGLKAPSPGTSGSPAADSADKPADKPADKPADKEAAAKTPAPSTPAASDLEQRFTALNCTKPEERSALNENVKPEDTIVACGKNSADQWEKYILGPAEVDGKDVDEAKGQLDQQRGMWIVTMDFTKSGSKKFEKITSKLSQQQAPLNQFAIVLDGEVMSAPSVQQTLSANAEISGSFDRDSAQSLGNILSYGALPLSFEEQSVDTVSAALGGEQLRAGLIAGAIGLALVIIYLVVYYRGLSIVAILSLLASAVLTYSLMSLLGPGIGFALNLPAVCGAIVAIGITADSFIVYFERIRDEIREGRTLRPAVERAWPRARRTILVSDFVSFLAAAVLFAVTVGKVQGFAFTLGLTTLLDVVVVFFFTKPLMTLLARTKFFGNGHPWSGLDPARLGAKPPLRRSRRTTAPTEPKEA from the coding sequence GTGGCAGCACCGAAGAGGGGCCGAAGGCCCACGGGGGCTCAGGGGAAGCCAGGACGCACCCTGGCGTTCATCCTGATCGTCATGGCCGCGCTGACCGGCGGCATGTTCTTGTCCGGTGACACCAGCCCACGGCTGGGCATCGACCTGGCCGGCGGTACGACGATCACGCTGAAGGCCAAGGCCGAGCCCGGCAAGGAAAACGCGGTCAACGAGACCAACATGAACACGGCGGTCGGCATCATCGAGCGCCGTGTCAACGGTCTCGGTGTCTCCGAGGCCGAGGTCCAGACCCAGGGCTCGTCCAACATCGTCGTGAACATCCCCAAGGGGACGAACTCGGAAGAGGCGCGCAAGCAGGTCGGTACGACCGCTCAGCTCTACTTCCGGCCGGTGCTGAACGTTGCTGCGGGCGGACCGGTCAAGCAGGAGACCCCCGCACCCTCGCCCAGCTCCTCGGCCTCCACCGGGACCGCGGACAAGGGGAAGGGCGACGGCAAGGCGAGCCCGCCTCCGAAGGCCAGCCCCGATGCCACCGCGCAGGGCCGGGCCGTCACCGAGGGTCTGAAGGCGCCGTCGCCCGGTACGTCCGGCTCCCCGGCGGCCGACTCCGCAGACAAGCCCGCAGACAAGCCCGCGGACAAGCCCGCCGACAAGGAAGCCGCGGCGAAGACCCCGGCCCCCAGCACCCCGGCGGCCTCGGATCTGGAGCAGCGGTTCACCGCGCTGAACTGCACCAAGCCCGAGGAGCGCAGCGCGCTCAACGAGAACGTCAAGCCCGAGGACACGATCGTGGCCTGCGGCAAGAACAGCGCGGACCAGTGGGAGAAGTACATCCTCGGCCCGGCCGAGGTGGACGGCAAGGACGTCGACGAGGCCAAGGGCCAGCTCGACCAGCAGCGCGGTATGTGGATCGTCACCATGGACTTCACGAAGTCCGGCTCGAAGAAGTTCGAGAAGATCACCTCCAAGCTGTCCCAGCAGCAAGCGCCGCTGAACCAGTTCGCCATCGTGCTCGACGGTGAAGTGATGTCGGCCCCGAGCGTGCAGCAGACCCTCAGCGCCAACGCCGAGATCTCCGGCAGCTTCGACCGGGATTCCGCCCAGAGCCTGGGCAACATCCTGTCCTACGGTGCCCTGCCGCTGAGCTTCGAGGAGCAGAGCGTCGACACCGTCAGCGCCGCCCTCGGTGGCGAGCAGCTGCGGGCCGGTCTGATCGCGGGCGCCATTGGCCTGGCGCTGGTCATCATCTACCTGGTGGTCTACTACCGCGGTCTGTCGATCGTCGCGATCCTCAGCCTGCTGGCCTCCGCGGTCCTGACCTACTCCCTGATGTCCCTGCTCGGCCCCGGTATCGGCTTCGCGCTGAACCTGCCGGCCGTCTGTGGCGCCATCGTCGCCATCGGTATTACCGCCGACTCGTTCATCGTCTACTTCGAACGGATAAGGGACGAGATCCGCGAGGGCCGCACGCTGCGCCCCGCGGTCGAGCGGGCCTGGCCGCGTGCCCGGCGCACCATCCTGGTCTCGGACTTCGTGTCCTTCCTGGCCGCCGCGGTGCTCTTCGCCGTCACGGTCGGAAAGGTGCAGGGCTTCGCCTTCACCCTGGGCCTGACCACTCTGCTCGACGTCGTCGTGGTCTTCTTCTTCACCAAGCCGCTGATGACGCTGCTGGCGCGGACCAAGTTCTTCGGCAACGGCCACCCGTGGTCCGGGCTCGACCCGGCCCGCCTCGGCGCCAAGCCCCCGCTGCGCCGCTCCCGCCGTACCACCGCCCCCACCGAACCGAAGGAGGCGTGA
- a CDS encoding adenine phosphoribosyltransferase produces the protein MTGAPADVRDLLLSRIRDVPDHPQPGVVFKDITPLLADPAAFTALTEALSELCVRHGATKVVGLEARGFILAAPVAVRAGLGFIPVRKAGKLPGATLSQAYDLEYGSAEIEVHAEDLDSGDRVMVIDDVLATGGTAGAAAELIRRGGAEVAGVAVLMELGFLGGRGKLEPVLRGAPLEALLAL, from the coding sequence ATGACCGGCGCCCCCGCGGACGTCCGGGATCTGCTGCTCAGCCGGATCCGTGACGTTCCCGACCATCCCCAGCCCGGAGTGGTGTTCAAGGACATCACCCCGCTGCTCGCCGACCCGGCGGCGTTCACCGCGCTCACCGAGGCGCTCAGTGAGCTGTGCGTACGGCACGGGGCGACCAAGGTCGTCGGTCTGGAGGCGCGCGGGTTCATCCTCGCCGCACCGGTCGCGGTCCGGGCCGGTCTCGGCTTCATCCCGGTCCGCAAGGCGGGCAAGCTGCCCGGGGCGACGCTCTCCCAGGCGTACGACCTCGAATACGGCAGCGCCGAGATCGAGGTGCACGCCGAGGACCTGGATTCGGGCGACCGGGTCATGGTCATCGACGACGTCCTCGCGACCGGCGGTACCGCGGGTGCCGCGGCGGAGCTGATCCGCCGCGGCGGCGCGGAGGTCGCGGGCGTCGCGGTCCTGATGGAGCTCGGTTTCCTCGGCGGCCGGGGCAAGCTGGAGCCCGTTCTGCGGGGCGCTCCGCTGGAGGCGCTGCTCGCCCTCTGA
- a CDS encoding RelA/SpoT family protein yields the protein MPDEARPATAQPGQKAEKAAAAAAAAEPTPDARTGRSGPARASGNGANPAQGAAPVRPAAPQSGRRGPAPANRPAPAPAASSNRSGGSSNRVRARLARLGVQRSSPYNPVLEPLLRIVRSNDPKIETATLRQIEKAYQVAERWHRGQKRKSGDPYITHPLAVTTILAELGMDPATLMAGLLHDTVEDTEYGLDTLRRDFGDQVALLVDGVTKLDKVKFGEAAQAETVRKMVVAMAKDPRVLVIKLADRLHNMRTMRFLKREKQEKKARETLEIYAPLAHRLGMNTIKWELEDLAFAILYPKMYDEIVRLVAERAPKRDEYLAIVTDEVQSDLRAARIKATVTGRPKHYYSVYQKMIVRGRDFAEIYDLVGIRVLVDTVRDCYAALGTVHARWNPVPGRFKDYIAMPKFNMYQSLHTTVIGPNGKPVELQIRTFDMHRRAEYGIAAHWKYKQEAVAGASKVRTDVPRKGGKDDHLNDMAWLRQLLDWQKETEDPSEFLESLRFDLSRNEVFVFTPKGDVIALPAGATPVDFAYAVHTEVGHRTIGARVNGRLVPLESTLDNGDLVEVFTSKAEGAGPSRDWLGFVKSPRARNKIRAWFSKERRDEAIEQGKDAIVRAMRKQNLPIQRILTGDSLVTLAHEMRYPDISSLYAAIGEGHVAAQGVVQKLVAALGGEEAATEEIDDSAPPSRAKRGKRRSNADPGVVVKGVEDVWVKLARCCTPVPGDPIIGFVTRGSGVSVHRADCVNVDSLSQQPERILDVEWAPTQSSVFLVAIQVEALDRSRLLSDVTRVLSDQHVNILSAAVQTSRDRVATSRFTFEMGDPKHLGHVLKAVRGVEGVYDVYRVTSARRG from the coding sequence TTGCCAGACGAGGCCCGTCCCGCCACCGCACAGCCCGGCCAGAAGGCCGAAAAGGCCGCGGCGGCCGCAGCCGCGGCCGAGCCGACGCCCGATGCCCGCACCGGCCGGTCCGGCCCTGCCCGTGCGAGCGGAAATGGCGCGAATCCGGCCCAGGGCGCCGCCCCCGTACGGCCTGCCGCGCCCCAGTCCGGCCGTCGCGGCCCTGCCCCGGCGAACCGCCCGGCGCCCGCGCCCGCCGCCTCGTCCAACCGCTCCGGGGGCTCGTCCAACCGGGTCCGGGCCCGTCTCGCCCGGCTGGGCGTCCAGCGGTCCTCCCCGTACAACCCCGTCCTCGAACCGCTGCTGCGGATCGTCCGCAGCAACGACCCCAAGATCGAAACGGCGACGCTGCGGCAGATCGAAAAGGCCTACCAGGTCGCCGAGCGCTGGCACCGGGGCCAGAAGCGCAAGAGCGGCGACCCGTACATCACCCATCCACTGGCCGTCACCACCATCCTCGCGGAGCTGGGCATGGACCCGGCGACCCTGATGGCCGGGCTGCTGCACGACACCGTCGAGGACACCGAGTACGGCCTCGACACCCTGCGCCGGGACTTCGGCGACCAGGTCGCCCTCCTCGTCGACGGCGTCACCAAGCTCGACAAGGTGAAGTTCGGCGAGGCGGCCCAGGCCGAGACCGTGCGCAAGATGGTCGTGGCCATGGCCAAGGACCCCCGGGTGCTGGTCATCAAGCTCGCGGACCGCCTGCACAACATGCGCACCATGCGCTTTCTCAAGCGGGAGAAGCAGGAGAAGAAGGCCCGCGAGACGCTGGAGATCTACGCTCCGCTCGCCCACCGGCTGGGCATGAACACCATCAAGTGGGAGCTGGAGGACCTCGCCTTCGCGATCCTCTACCCCAAGATGTACGACGAGATCGTCCGGCTCGTCGCGGAGCGGGCGCCCAAGCGCGACGAGTACCTCGCCATAGTGACCGACGAGGTCCAGTCCGATCTGCGGGCCGCCCGGATCAAGGCCACCGTCACCGGCCGCCCCAAGCACTACTACAGCGTCTACCAGAAGATGATCGTCCGCGGCCGTGACTTCGCGGAGATCTACGATCTGGTCGGCATCCGTGTCCTCGTCGACACCGTCCGCGACTGCTATGCGGCGCTCGGCACCGTCCACGCGCGATGGAATCCGGTCCCCGGCCGGTTCAAGGACTACATCGCGATGCCGAAGTTCAACATGTACCAGTCGCTTCACACGACGGTCATCGGGCCCAACGGCAAGCCCGTCGAACTCCAGATCCGCACCTTCGACATGCACCGCCGGGCCGAGTACGGCATCGCGGCCCACTGGAAGTACAAGCAGGAGGCCGTCGCCGGGGCCTCCAAGGTCCGTACCGACGTTCCCCGCAAGGGCGGCAAGGACGACCACCTCAACGACATGGCGTGGCTGCGCCAGCTCCTCGACTGGCAGAAGGAGACCGAGGATCCCTCGGAGTTCCTGGAGTCGCTCCGCTTCGACCTCTCCCGCAACGAGGTCTTCGTCTTCACGCCCAAGGGCGATGTGATAGCGCTGCCCGCCGGCGCGACCCCGGTCGACTTCGCCTACGCGGTCCACACCGAGGTCGGCCACCGCACCATAGGCGCCCGGGTCAACGGACGGCTCGTCCCTCTGGAGTCCACCCTCGACAACGGCGATCTGGTGGAGGTCTTCACCTCCAAGGCGGAGGGCGCCGGACCGTCCCGGGACTGGCTGGGCTTCGTCAAATCCCCCCGGGCCCGCAACAAGATCCGCGCCTGGTTCTCCAAGGAGCGCCGCGACGAGGCCATCGAGCAGGGCAAGGACGCCATCGTCCGGGCCATGCGCAAGCAGAACCTGCCGATCCAGCGCATCCTCACCGGGGACTCGCTGGTCACCCTCGCCCATGAGATGCGCTACCCCGATATCTCCTCCCTGTACGCGGCCATCGGCGAAGGCCATGTAGCCGCCCAGGGCGTCGTCCAGAAGCTGGTCGCGGCGCTCGGCGGCGAGGAGGCGGCCACCGAGGAGATCGACGATTCCGCGCCGCCGTCACGGGCCAAGCGGGGCAAGCGGCGCTCCAACGCCGACCCCGGAGTCGTCGTCAAGGGCGTCGAGGACGTCTGGGTGAAGCTGGCCCGCTGCTGCACCCCGGTGCCGGGCGACCCGATCATCGGCTTCGTCACCCGCGGCAGCGGGGTCTCCGTCCACCGGGCGGACTGCGTCAACGTCGACTCGCTGTCGCAGCAGCCGGAGCGGATCCTCGACGTCGAATGGGCGCCGACCCAGTCGTCGGTCTTCCTGGTCGCCATCCAGGTGGAGGCCCTCGACCGCTCCCGGCTGCTCTCCGACGTGACCCGGGTCCTGTCCGACCAGCACGTCAACATCCTGTCCGCGGCCGTACAGACCTCCCGCGACCGGGTCGCCACCTCCCGCTTCACCTTCGAGATGGGCGACCCGAAGCACCTCGGCCATGTGCTGAAGGCGGTACGGGGCGTGGAGGGCGTCTACGACGTCTACCGGGTCACCTCGGCGCGACGCGGCTGA
- the secF gene encoding protein translocase subunit SecF → MSRLGTIGARLYRGEIGYDFVRHRKFWYAVSILITIAAIAGVAIRGLNMGIEFKGGAVFTTPSTKVSVTDAREYAEEASGHPAIVQKLGNGTMRIQVAELNTSQAAQVKSDLARDMKMDIDKIGAELVGPSWGKQIANKAWTGLAIFMVLVVIYLAIAFEWRMALAALIALIHDLTITVGVYALVGFEVTPGTVIGLLTILGYSLYDTVVVFDGLKEGSKDITKQTRFTYSEMANRSLNGTLVRSINTTIVALLPVAGLLFIGGGFLGAGMLNDISLSLFVGLAAGAYSSIFIATPLVADFKEYDPQMKALRKRVLAKRAKGEQADGDQTEQDGDPQDTVPGEAAVAAAGPAGVVEQRGRGRGRSSGRRR, encoded by the coding sequence ATGTCGCGTCTCGGCACCATCGGCGCCAGGCTCTACCGCGGCGAGATCGGTTATGACTTCGTCCGCCACCGCAAGTTCTGGTACGCCGTTTCGATCCTGATCACCATCGCGGCCATCGCCGGTGTCGCGATCCGGGGTCTGAACATGGGCATCGAGTTCAAGGGTGGTGCCGTCTTCACCACCCCGAGCACCAAGGTGTCCGTCACCGACGCCCGGGAGTACGCGGAAGAGGCCTCCGGCCACCCCGCCATCGTCCAGAAGCTGGGCAACGGCACCATGCGTATCCAGGTCGCGGAGCTGAACACCAGCCAGGCCGCGCAGGTCAAGAGCGACCTGGCCCGCGATATGAAGATGGACATCGACAAGATCGGCGCCGAACTGGTCGGTCCGAGCTGGGGCAAGCAGATCGCCAACAAGGCCTGGACCGGTCTGGCGATCTTCATGGTCCTGGTGGTGATCTATCTGGCCATCGCCTTCGAATGGAGAATGGCGCTGGCGGCACTGATCGCCCTGATCCACGACCTCACCATCACCGTCGGCGTCTATGCGCTCGTCGGCTTCGAGGTCACCCCGGGTACGGTGATCGGTCTGCTCACCATCCTCGGCTACTCCCTCTACGACACCGTCGTCGTCTTCGACGGTCTCAAGGAGGGGTCGAAGGACATCACCAAGCAGACCCGCTTCACCTACAGCGAGATGGCCAACCGGAGCCTCAACGGCACCCTGGTCCGCTCCATCAACACCACCATCGTCGCCCTGCTCCCGGTCGCCGGTCTGCTCTTCATCGGCGGCGGCTTCCTCGGCGCGGGCATGCTCAACGACATCTCGCTCTCCCTCTTCGTCGGCCTCGCGGCCGGCGCGTACTCGTCGATCTTCATCGCGACCCCCCTGGTTGCGGACTTCAAGGAGTACGACCCGCAGATGAAGGCCCTGCGCAAGCGGGTCCTCGCCAAGCGGGCCAAGGGCGAGCAGGCGGACGGCGACCAGACCGAGCAGGACGGTGACCCGCAGGACACGGTCCCGGGTGAGGCGGCGGTCGCTGCCGCCGGACCGGCCGGTGTCGTCGAGCAGCGGGGCCGCGGCCGGGGCCGTTCCTCGGGCAGGCGCCGATGA
- the ruvB gene encoding Holliday junction branch migration DNA helicase RuvB, translating to MDGPDPAGDRLVAAAADGEDQAVEAALRPKSLAEFVGQERVREQLDLVLKAALARGATADHVLLSGAPGLGKTTLSMIIATEMQAPIRITSGPAIQHAGDLAAILSSLQEGEVLFLDEIHRMSRPAEEMLYMAMEDFRVDVIVGKGPGATAIPLELPPFTLVGATTRAGLLPPPLRDRFGFTAHMEFYEPAELERVIHRSAQLLDVEIDTAGAAEIAGRSRGTPRIANRLLRRVRDYAQVKADGVINREVAAVALGVYEVDSRGLDRLDRAVLKALLKLFGGGPVGLSTLAVAVGEERETVEEVAEPFLVREGLLARTPRGRIATPAAWAHLGLTPPAQVPGASGQQGLFGA from the coding sequence GTGGACGGCCCGGACCCGGCGGGCGACCGGCTGGTCGCCGCGGCCGCCGACGGCGAGGACCAGGCCGTCGAGGCGGCCCTGCGCCCGAAGTCACTGGCCGAGTTCGTCGGCCAGGAGCGGGTACGGGAGCAGCTCGACCTGGTGCTGAAGGCCGCCCTCGCCCGGGGCGCCACGGCCGACCACGTACTGCTGTCGGGCGCCCCCGGCCTCGGCAAGACCACCCTCTCCATGATCATCGCCACGGAGATGCAGGCCCCGATCCGGATCACCTCCGGCCCCGCCATCCAGCACGCGGGTGATCTCGCGGCGATACTGTCCTCCCTCCAGGAGGGCGAGGTCCTCTTCCTCGACGAGATCCACCGGATGTCCCGCCCCGCCGAGGAAATGCTCTACATGGCGATGGAGGACTTCCGGGTCGACGTGATCGTCGGCAAGGGCCCGGGCGCCACCGCCATCCCGCTGGAGCTGCCCCCGTTCACCCTGGTCGGCGCCACCACCAGGGCCGGACTGCTGCCGCCCCCGCTGCGGGACCGCTTCGGCTTCACCGCGCATATGGAGTTCTACGAGCCCGCGGAGCTGGAGCGGGTCATCCACCGTTCGGCGCAACTACTCGACGTGGAGATCGACACCGCGGGCGCCGCCGAGATCGCCGGACGCTCCCGCGGCACGCCCCGGATCGCCAACCGGCTGCTGCGCCGGGTCCGCGACTATGCCCAGGTCAAGGCCGACGGCGTGATCAACCGCGAGGTGGCGGCCGTCGCCCTCGGGGTGTACGAGGTCGACAGCCGCGGACTCGACCGGCTGGACCGGGCCGTACTGAAGGCCCTGCTGAAACTGTTCGGCGGCGGACCGGTGGGCCTGTCGACCCTGGCCGTGGCGGTGGGGGAGGAGCGCGAGACCGTCGAGGAGGTCGCCGAGCCCTTCCTCGTCCGTGAGGGACTGCTGGCGCGCACCCCCAGGGGCCGGATCGCGACGCCCGCCGCCTGGGCGCACCTCGGTCTCACCCCGCCCGCGCAGGTCCCGGGCGCAAGCGGACAACAGGGCCTGTTCGGGGCGTGA
- the ruvA gene encoding Holliday junction branch migration protein RuvA: protein MIASVRGQVAALAPTTAVIEVGGVGMAVQCTPDTLARLRVGEEAALATSLVVREDSLTLYGFADEDERQVFELLQTASGVGPRLAQAMLAVHSPDALRVAVATGDEKALIAVPGIGKRGAQKLLLELKDRLGAPVGAPAARGGGAAVPPPWRDQLQTALIGLGYAAREADEAVAAVAPQAEAEGGTPAVGPLLKAALRTLNRTR, encoded by the coding sequence ATGATCGCCTCCGTCCGTGGCCAGGTCGCCGCGCTCGCCCCCACGACCGCGGTGATCGAGGTCGGCGGCGTCGGCATGGCCGTCCAGTGCACGCCGGACACCCTCGCCCGCCTCCGCGTCGGCGAGGAGGCGGCCCTCGCCACCTCCCTCGTCGTCCGCGAGGACTCCCTGACGCTGTACGGCTTCGCGGACGAGGACGAACGCCAGGTGTTCGAGCTGCTCCAGACCGCGAGCGGGGTCGGCCCCCGCCTCGCCCAGGCCATGCTCGCCGTCCACTCGCCCGACGCCCTGCGCGTCGCCGTCGCCACGGGCGACGAGAAGGCGCTGATCGCGGTCCCGGGGATCGGCAAGCGGGGCGCCCAGAAGCTGCTGCTGGAGCTGAAGGACCGGCTCGGCGCCCCGGTCGGCGCGCCCGCCGCCCGCGGCGGGGGAGCGGCGGTGCCCCCGCCCTGGCGCGACCAGCTGCAGACGGCCCTCATCGGCCTGGGCTATGCGGCGCGGGAGGCCGACGAGGCGGTCGCGGCCGTCGCCCCGCAGGCCGAGGCCGAGGGCGGCACCCCCGCGGTGGGCCCGCTGCTGAAGGCGGCGCTCCGGACGCTCAACCGGACCCGATGA